In one window of Polynucleobacter sp. AM-7D1 DNA:
- a CDS encoding cytochrome c1, which yields MKRILQTLMGICQATVLVAALGFGVAANASEGGFPLDAAPNRVSNNASLQNGAKIFVNYCLNCHAASSMRYNRLRDIGLTDQQIKDNLILNDAKVGDLMTISMTPKEGKAFFGKTPPDLSVEARARGTDWLYTYFRTFYKDDTTQTGWNNLVYPNVGMPHVLWELQGERAAKFEERPDPHDASRVEKKFVGFEQLTPGIMKPQEYDDNIADLVAFMSWMAEPVQLERKRLGVIVLIFLAIFTLLAWRLNKAYWKDIH from the coding sequence ATGAAACGAATTCTGCAAACTTTGATGGGCATCTGCCAGGCTACGGTTTTAGTTGCTGCGCTGGGTTTCGGTGTAGCGGCTAATGCCAGTGAAGGCGGCTTTCCTTTGGACGCAGCTCCAAACCGCGTAAGCAACAATGCATCATTGCAAAATGGTGCCAAGATATTTGTGAACTATTGTTTGAACTGCCATGCAGCTTCAAGCATGCGTTACAACCGCTTGCGTGACATTGGCTTGACCGACCAGCAAATCAAGGACAACTTGATTTTGAATGACGCTAAGGTTGGCGATCTGATGACGATCTCCATGACGCCGAAAGAAGGTAAAGCATTCTTTGGTAAGACCCCTCCTGACCTATCGGTAGAAGCTCGTGCACGTGGCACGGATTGGCTGTATACCTATTTCCGTACTTTCTACAAAGACGATACTACCCAGACTGGCTGGAATAATTTGGTTTATCCAAACGTTGGAATGCCCCATGTTCTCTGGGAGTTACAAGGTGAGCGCGCAGCAAAGTTTGAAGAACGTCCAGATCCACATGATGCAAGCCGTGTAGAGAAAAAGTTTGTTGGATTTGAGCAGTTGACTCCGGGCATTATGAAGCCGCAAGAGTATGACGACAATATTGCTGATTTAGTTGCGTTCATGTCTTGGATGGCTGAGCCAGTTCAACTTGAACGTAAGCGTCTAGGTGTTATTGTGCTGATCTTCTTGGCAATCTTCACTTTATTGGCATGGCGTTTGAATAAGGCTTATTGGAAAGATATTCATTAA
- a CDS encoding glutathione S-transferase N-terminal domain-containing protein, with amino-acid sequence MMVLYSGTNCPFSQRCRLVLFEKGMDFEIRDVDLFNKPEDISVMNPYGQVPILVERDLILYESNIINEYIDERFPHPQLMPPDPVARARARLFLFNFEKELFVHVAALENEKGKAAEKVHEKARLAIRDRLTQLAPIFVKNKYMLGEEFSMLDVAIAPLLWRLEHYGIDLSRNAAPLLKYAERIFSRPAYIEALTPSEKVMRR; translated from the coding sequence ATGATGGTGTTGTACTCGGGTACTAATTGCCCATTCTCGCAACGCTGCCGTTTGGTGCTTTTTGAAAAAGGCATGGACTTTGAGATCCGTGATGTCGACTTGTTTAACAAGCCAGAAGACATTTCGGTCATGAACCCTTATGGCCAAGTTCCAATCTTGGTTGAACGCGATTTGATTTTGTATGAGTCAAACATTATTAATGAATATATTGATGAGCGTTTTCCACATCCACAATTGATGCCGCCTGATCCAGTTGCTCGCGCACGTGCGCGCCTCTTTCTCTTCAATTTTGAGAAAGAGTTATTTGTGCACGTCGCAGCTCTGGAGAACGAAAAAGGCAAAGCTGCTGAAAAGGTTCATGAAAAAGCGCGTTTAGCTATTCGCGATCGCTTAACTCAGCTTGCACCTATTTTTGTGAAGAACAAGTACATGTTGGGCGAAGAGTTTTCAATGCTGGATGTAGCTATTGCCCCGTTATTGTGGCGTTTAGAGCATTACGGCATCGACCTCTCACGTAATGCGGCCCCACTCTTGAAGTACGCTGAGCGTATTTTCAGCAGACCTGCTTACATTGAGGCTTTAACGCCTTCAGAAAAGGTAATGCGTCGCTAA
- a CDS encoding ClpXP protease specificity-enhancing factor has protein sequence MSDIPSNKPYLIRALHQWCTDFGFTPFMAVFVDSSVEVPMEFVKKDEIVLNLSLEACHQLNLDNDWISFQARFGGVPRKIMVPVSHVLAIYARENGQGMSFPFDASQSNKPRDIDPGKVEKPKAGRPSLTIVK, from the coding sequence ATGTCTGATATCCCAAGTAATAAACCCTACCTAATCCGTGCCCTACATCAGTGGTGCACGGATTTTGGTTTTACGCCCTTCATGGCGGTCTTTGTGGACTCTAGCGTTGAAGTGCCTATGGAGTTTGTGAAGAAAGATGAAATCGTTTTAAACCTCTCTCTAGAGGCCTGCCATCAACTGAACCTAGACAATGACTGGATTAGTTTTCAGGCAAGATTTGGTGGGGTTCCAAGAAAAATTATGGTCCCCGTAAGCCATGTTTTGGCAATCTATGCCCGAGAAAATGGCCAAGGAATGTCCTTTCCTTTTGATGCTAGCCAATCCAATAAACCCAGAGATATCGATCCTGGGAAGGTTGAAAAGCCAAAGGCCGGCAGACCTTCCTTGACCATTGTGAAATAG
- a CDS encoding MFS transporter, with protein sequence MTNTASDSQASSHSYRKVAIAACFGTFLEWYDFLTFATLAVVFAPLFFPSSDPSTALLASLATFGVGMVVRPIGAAIFGSIGDRIGRRPVFMITITLMGIATVCVGFLPTYAQAGIWAPIMLVGLRLLQGLSAGGEIGGSAVYLTEHAGDSNRGFKTSFLQLMGPLGILVSTLQIALLQSYLTPEEFLSWGWRVPFWISLILLLIAFKARMALEETPIYLKLSQTETQSKSPLRDNFKDPETRKRMFLLFFCISAGGAVLFFCVQVYTSIFLKTSVKLAPQLVDQLSVYATVALLPLTIFAGWLSDKVGRKPVVVTGLALGAIFILPAFHLLQSDGNSTALIAMVLIGLSGILALVVGPQTALLAELFPAKTRNSAATLPHNLAAGWIGGLLPLIVTWLNQHWASSVAGLWYPTIFLASGAVAAVLYLPETRKANLLN encoded by the coding sequence TTGACTAATACCGCATCAGACTCTCAAGCATCATCGCATTCCTATAGAAAAGTAGCTATTGCTGCCTGCTTTGGAACATTTCTGGAGTGGTATGACTTTTTGACCTTTGCAACTCTTGCAGTTGTATTTGCCCCCCTCTTCTTTCCCTCTAGCGATCCCAGCACAGCACTTTTGGCTAGCCTAGCAACCTTTGGAGTTGGGATGGTAGTGAGGCCTATAGGGGCGGCTATTTTTGGCAGTATCGGCGATCGCATTGGCAGGCGCCCTGTCTTTATGATCACCATTACCCTTATGGGAATTGCCACCGTATGCGTAGGATTTTTACCGACCTATGCCCAGGCTGGGATCTGGGCGCCCATCATGCTTGTTGGTCTAAGATTGCTTCAGGGCCTTTCCGCAGGCGGTGAAATTGGAGGAAGTGCAGTCTACCTAACTGAGCATGCTGGTGACTCCAATCGCGGCTTTAAGACTAGCTTCCTGCAGCTCATGGGGCCACTAGGAATCCTGGTATCCACCCTGCAAATTGCCTTACTTCAAAGCTACCTCACTCCAGAAGAATTTCTATCTTGGGGCTGGCGAGTTCCATTTTGGATTTCACTCATTCTTTTATTGATTGCATTTAAAGCTCGCATGGCTTTAGAGGAAACGCCGATTTATTTAAAGCTAAGCCAAACAGAGACTCAATCAAAGAGCCCTCTTCGAGACAACTTCAAAGACCCCGAAACTAGAAAAAGAATGTTCCTACTTTTCTTTTGCATCTCTGCTGGTGGTGCAGTCTTATTTTTTTGCGTCCAGGTTTACACCTCGATTTTTCTCAAAACTTCGGTCAAGCTTGCACCGCAATTAGTAGATCAATTAAGTGTTTATGCAACAGTCGCACTACTTCCACTAACTATCTTTGCTGGATGGCTATCAGACAAAGTTGGCAGAAAGCCAGTGGTTGTCACTGGTCTAGCTCTTGGAGCTATATTCATATTGCCAGCATTTCATCTGTTACAGAGCGATGGAAACTCAACAGCATTAATAGCTATGGTTCTTATTGGCTTGTCCGGAATTCTGGCGCTGGTAGTTGGCCCACAAACAGCACTACTTGCCGAACTCTTTCCTGCCAAGACCAGAAATAGTGCAGCCACTCTTCCGCACAACTTGGCAGCAGGCTGGATTGGTGGCCTTCTTCCTCTTATCGTCACCTGGCTTAATCAGCACTGGGCAAGCAGTGTTGCAGGATTATGGTATCCAACTATTTTCTTGGCGAGTGGTGCGGTAGCCGCAGTACTGTATTTACCGGAAACTAGAAAAGCGAACCTACTCAATTAA
- the rmuC gene encoding DNA recombination protein RmuC: MTFDLSSLLLFGLPLGLCAGLLVYALNLRSALQRSEQQAQTEAALTISLRTERDQALQNAIRLEAELDSERKQGLGRIESLNEAKEALTNQFKNLANEILEDKSKRFTEQNVANLDALLKPLQTKLSEFKEQVNTSYGNEARERFALKSEIERLANLNLRMSDETRSLTQALKGDSKVQGNWGELVLESILESSGLRKGEEYLVQDSHTQMDGSRLQPDVVVKLPEGRSLVVDSKVSITAYSRHAEATDPTASEQELAAHIQSLRQHIQGLSSKNYSSLYGIGSVDFVLMFVPIEPAFLLALKTAPNLYQEALAKNIVLVCPSTLMATLRTVAHLWRQDSQNRNALEIAKQCGTLYDKFVGFVDDLEKLGQRLDQAQTSYHDAFNKLKSGKGNLIRAAEKVRELGVKPSKNISAPLIESSTDTE, encoded by the coding sequence GTGACTTTTGACCTAAGCTCTCTTCTCCTGTTTGGCCTGCCATTGGGTTTATGCGCAGGCCTTTTGGTTTATGCGCTTAATCTGAGATCCGCACTTCAGCGAAGCGAACAGCAAGCGCAGACCGAAGCCGCACTCACTATCAGCTTGCGCACTGAAAGAGACCAAGCCTTACAAAATGCAATTCGTCTAGAAGCTGAATTGGATTCAGAGCGAAAACAAGGCCTTGGCAGAATTGAATCCCTCAATGAGGCTAAAGAGGCTTTGACTAATCAGTTCAAAAATTTAGCCAATGAAATTCTGGAAGATAAGTCTAAGCGCTTCACTGAGCAGAATGTCGCCAATCTAGATGCTCTACTGAAACCACTCCAAACCAAGCTTTCAGAATTTAAAGAGCAGGTAAATACCTCTTACGGCAATGAAGCTCGTGAGCGCTTTGCGCTCAAGAGCGAGATCGAACGTCTTGCCAATCTGAATCTGCGTATGTCAGATGAGACCCGATCACTCACCCAAGCACTAAAAGGTGACTCCAAGGTACAGGGTAATTGGGGTGAGTTAGTGCTCGAATCCATTCTAGAGTCTTCAGGTCTTCGCAAGGGTGAGGAATACCTTGTACAAGATAGCCATACTCAAATGGATGGTTCACGTCTGCAGCCAGACGTTGTCGTAAAACTTCCAGAGGGTAGAAGCCTGGTAGTCGATAGTAAGGTTTCTATCACTGCGTATTCACGCCATGCTGAAGCAACTGATCCGACAGCCTCAGAACAAGAGTTGGCAGCCCATATTCAGTCTCTAAGGCAACATATTCAGGGGCTTTCGAGCAAGAACTACAGTTCTTTGTATGGCATTGGCTCAGTAGACTTTGTCTTGATGTTTGTTCCGATTGAGCCTGCCTTCTTATTAGCACTGAAAACTGCGCCAAATCTTTACCAAGAAGCTTTAGCCAAAAATATTGTGTTGGTATGCCCAAGTACTTTGATGGCAACCCTGAGGACTGTTGCGCACCTATGGCGTCAAGATTCACAAAATCGTAATGCACTGGAAATTGCTAAGCAATGTGGCACGCTCTACGATAAATTTGTCGGCTTTGTGGATGATCTTGAAAAACTAGGTCAGCGTTTAGATCAAGCCCAAACAAGTTATCACGATGCATTCAATAAGCTGAAATCAGGTAAAGGTAATCTCATTCGGGCTGCTGAAAAGGTACGCGAATTGGGTGTTAAGCCTAGCAAGAATATCTCTGCACCCCTAATTGAATCGTCAACAGATACAGAATAA